AGGGGGTCGCCACCGGAGGGTCCATGTGGAGATGGCAGTCCCTTCGGGATTTGTCGTGGCCGGTCGTGGACAGTTTGCATCGGGTCCATCCCCATCGGCACCTCTTCCAGGGGGTGGAATGGAACGTGCCGGGACACGAGCACGCTTCCGTGGGAATCCTCGCCTCCACTCCGGAGCCGATCGCGCGCTTCGAGTTCCTCTTCGACTGGGCCGATGGAGACACCATCGGCGGTGGGTGGCCGGACGCCTCCAGCAAGATCCTGGACAACTCGCACCCCAAGGCCTTGGCGGGGGCCCGCTGGCTGCGCCAACACCATGGCGATTCCAGCTGGATCGTGATCAACCACCCTTCGCGCCTGCGGGTGACCTTCATCCAGGATCTTCGCGACCTGCACGAGGCGGCGGGGCCGGTGTTCCTGGGGATCGAGGCGGTTCCAGGTCACCAGAAACACCCCTCGCGAGGCTCCTACGGCTACGTACCTCCGCCACCGGACCACCCGTGGAACGCACGCACCTGGGGCGGGGCCGATCGCATGCTGGCGCGGGTGGGAGGCGTCATGGACGCGTTGTGGAGCGAAGGACGCAAGGTCTGGGTCTTCGCCAATTCCGACTTCCACAACGCCGCGGGAAACGACCACTATCCCGGCGAATACCACAAGAACATCACCCGGGTCTCGGACAAGTCTCCCGCGAGCATCCTGGCTGGATTGCGCAGGGGCGCCACCGTGGCTGTCATGGGCGACCTCGTGGACAGCTTCTCGCTGGAACTGGACGATGGCCGGACAGTGGCCTCCATGGGAGGGGAGCTCGCCACCTCCAGCGACTCGGTGTCGGTGGTGGTCCGGTACCATATTCCCGCGCGCAGCGCCCTGGGCGATTCCCCCGTGGTCGACCACATCGATCTGATCCGCGGGGAGGTCCGTGGGAAGCTCCTGCCCGGGGATCCCCACTATGCGACGGATTCCGTCGCCAACGTGTCGGTGGTGGCCACGGTTTCCACCGCCGATCTTCCCAAGGGGCTGGATGGTTGGCACCAGGCGCGTTGGCGGCAGGCCAGCGACAGACCTTCCTTCTTTCGGGTCCGCGGCTCTTCCCTTCCACGTGGAACTCCCGGCTGGACGGATTCCCTGGGCAATCCTCTCTGCGACGAACTCCAATACCCCAACGACGATTCCGAGGCCAGATACAACCGCTGGTTCTACTCCAATCCGGTCTTCCTCAAGCGAAGATAGGCGTTAATCACTCCGGTCCTGCCAGCCAAGAGGGTACTGGGCTGGGCCGACCGAGTGCGTCGTGCGAGGAATTCAGAAGTCCTGCGCCCATCGTGGTCGCGGGCGTAGGGCGGGCCCGGAGCCAGGTTCCTGACGGACTTTCCACCGCTCCGATGTCGATGCGGCCGATGCGAGCCGAGCCGTAGGCGTCGTCCAGCAAGGGCGACCTTGGGCTGCCGGAATCGATGGCGGAGCAGCCTGAACGCAATGTTCCAAGCCTTTTTCCCGATGTCAGGAATTCATCGATGGAGCCCGCGATCGCCAGATATGGTGGATCCTTCACTTGGATCTGCTCGCGGTCCATCGATGCGTCCTTGCCGGTGAGGTGGATGTTCCTGGCCACGTAGTCGTAGGCGGGAATGGTCACTTGCTGGGCGAAGATGTTGTTGTAGAACTCGTACACGGCGGTGGAGCCCGCGGGCTTGGCCCAAATCGCCAGACTGGAGGAATGGAGGTCCATCGTGCGGCCGAAGAGGCTGGTCCAGATGTCGTCGGGTGACGAGACGAAGGTGTTGTTGCGGAACACGAACTTGCCCTCGAAATCCGCACCTAGGTGGAAGCCGATCCCGCCCACCGGGGCCCAGATGTTGTTTTCCCAGGTGAAGTCGCGGTACTCGCCGCCGGCGGTGTTCGCGTTGATCATCACGCCCATGGATTCCAGGTGGTAGAAGACGTTGTTGCGGAAGGTGAAGTTCCTGGCACCGATCGCATACTTGGCCGCGCCGCTGTTGACCATGTACATGTGGATGCCGTCGACATGCATGTTCCAGGGTTTCGCTCCCGATTTCTGCTCGTCGTCGTTGGCGCCGTCGTCCAGGTCGTGGATGCGGTTGCCTTCCACCAACCAGTTTTCACCGCCCAGGATCGAGATGCCGTCGTGCGAGTTGTGGTGGATCTCGTTGCCGCGCACCACGAAGTCGCGGGTCATCCCCTGGATCCCGATTCCGCTATGGGTGACCTCGTTGGAGTCGATGGTCACGAATTGTCCATTGAACACGGAGACTCCCGCGCGCGGCATGATCGTGATCGTGTCGCCCGTCAGGCGGATCACGTTGTGCCTGATCTCGACGTGTCGACTCCCCTCGATCCGCACGCCGTCATCGATCTGCAGATGCTCCATGCGCAGGCGCAGGTCGCTGTTGCCTTTTTGGGCGAAGGAGATGGCCCAACCGGTATCGTGGTTGAGCGTGCCCAGAACGACCTTCGCCAGATGCGGTTTGGCTCCTGGTGCGGCTGCGATCGTGACCCAATTCGAAAAGACCTCCGCGATGGGGCGCCATGCCCAGTTCGCCTTGGGGTCGGTTCCGGTGTAGCCGAACGAAAAGTCGCCATAGTTTCCCGTTTGCAGCAACAAGGTGTCGCCGCTTTTCACCAGGCCCATGCCCTTCGCGAGGGTCTTCACGGGCTGCGCGAGCGTTCCGGGGTCCGTGTCCTTGCCGATGCTCGCATCGGCGAAAAAGGTGGTCGCGAAGGCTTGCGAGCCAAACAGCAAAGCCGAGAGCAGAATGGATTTGCATCGAGGCATCGGTACGGCTCCGGAAAGGGTGAGACTCTCCCTCATCCTACCATTTCCAAGCCCGGCAGGCCGGCACGAAAAAGGGGACTCCCCACTGGGAATCCCCCTCGTCCATCACAATCCGTCAGATTCCGACGTTCGCCGGCGGAGGTCAGACCAATTCGGCGGATTTTCCTTCCAAGAGCTTCCAGGGCAGCCCCCACCGGCCGATCTCGGCCATGAACGGATCCGGGTCCATTTCTTCCATGTTCACGACGCCGGCCTTCTTCCAGGTGCCGCGCAGCATCAGGGCGCCGCCCAGCATGGCCGGTACCGCGGTGGTGTAGGAGATGGCCTGGCCGCCGGTTTCCTCGTAGCACTTCGCGTGGTCGCAGACGTTGTAGACAAAAGCTGTCTTCGGCTTTCCGTCCTTCTGGCCCGTCACCTGGCATCCGATGCAGGTCTTGCCGGAGTAGCCTTCGCCCAGCGAATCCGGAGCGGGCAGGAGTGCCTTCAGGAATTCCAGCGGGATGATGTCCACTCCGTTGAACTTCACCGGGTCGATTCTTGTCATGCCCACGTTCTGCAGCACGGTGAGGTGCTTGATGTAGTTGTCGCCGAAGGTCATCCAGAACCGGGCCCGCTTGAGCTCGGGGAAGTTCTTCACCAGCGATTCCAGCTCTTCGTGGAACAGCACGTAGGATCCGCGGTTGGCCACTTCCGGATACTCGATGTCGGCCTTGATGGACAAGGCGGGGACTTCGTGGAAGGCACCGTTTTCCCAGAACCGGCCGGGCTGGGTGATTTCGCGGATGTTGATCTCGGGATTGAAGTTGGTGGCGAAGGCCTTGCCGTGGTCGCCGTTGTTGCAATCCACGATGTCCAACGTGTCCATGCGGTCGAAGTGGTGCTTCTTGAGCCAGGCGGTGTAGACGTTGGTCTGGCCGGGATCGAATCCGGACCCCAGAAGCGCCATGATGCCGGCCTTCTGGAAGCGTTCCTGGTAGGCCCACTGCCAGCTGTATTCGAACTTGGCCACGTCCTTGGGTTCGTAGTTGGCCGTGTCCAGGTAGTCCACGCCGGTTTCCAGGCAGGCGTCCATGATCGCCAGATCCTGGTAGGGAAGCGCGATGTTCATGACCAGCTTCGGCTTGAAGTCGCGGATGATGGCGGCCACTTCCGAGGCGTGGTCGGCGTCCACCTTGGCGGTGTGCACGGGGATGTTCTTGATTTCGGACGCGATTTTGTCCGCGCGCGACTGGGTGCGGGTGGCGATCAGAAGCTCGCTGAAATCCGCGGAATTCTGCGCGCACTTCTTGGCGACCACGTTGGCGACGCCACCGGCGCCGATGATGAGAACCTTGGACATTTTCTGTTCCTCCTGAACGATATTTTGAATGAGGAGGTGGATTCCCGAACCGCCGACCGCGAGAACGGCCAGGGTTCCCATTTCACCCGCTCGAGTGAAATGGGAGGGATGGAAGACGGCGCCGAGATCCCGTGTGAGGATCATGCCGTCTGATCAAAGGCGGAAGGAAAAATGCATTCAATCCGGGGCGGAGGGTGTTGCCCTTCTGTTTCCTCGCTACTTCGAACCCATCGCGTATTGGCCGCCGAGATTGAATCGCCAGTCCGAGCCCTGGATCCGTTCGTCGGTGTAGAGTGCCCAGCTGGTGCCGCCCAGGAGCGAAACCCCTCGCATCACATCGATCCTGGCGCCTAGGTCAAGCTGGAATTGCGAGAGGTCGATCACGTTGCGCTTTTCCGAGCCGTCTTTCCAAAAGCCTGGAAGATCCAGGCTTTTTCGGAAACTCAGGCCTCCGTAGGGTTTGAAACGGCCTTTTCCCTTCATGGCCGTCAGGCCGAGGATGAGTGGGTAGTCGTTGGCCGAATCATGGACGGTCAAAAACGCTCCGGAGCTGTCGGTGGTTCCCATTTGGATGTCGCGACCGTAGGAGGTCATCCCGATGCCGGTGTAGAACAGCACGCGGTTGCTGCGCGAAGGCATGGTCCAGCCCAGGAGGATCGCCCAATGGTCGTCCGTCATGGAGAGGACCCCGTCGGTCTTGTCCACTTGCTCGCTCAGGTAGAAAGCCGCCCAGGTGGACTTGATGTTGAGCATCCCGTAGATGCCCGCCGCCAACATGTGCTGGGAAAGGGTGAGCCTGCCGCTGGAATCCCCAGGCCTTCGCACGCCTTCGGGTCGGCTTCCCATGGCAAACGCCCCTCCTCCGGCCACGCCGAATCGTTCGGTGGATGCCAGAGGGAGAATGGGTACGGGGTGGACTCGTGGCAGATCGTAGTGGGCCCGCGCGAACCGCGTCTTGGTGGATTGTTGCGCGCATCCGCTGGAAAGCACGAGGAGGAAGCACGAAAGTCCAAGGATGGTTCGGCGAAGCATGGGGGACCCTCGAGGTGAAGGAAAGGCGATCAGTTCTTTTTCATCAGATTCTCGAACCGATCGAGAACCTGCTTCTCTTCCGGCGAGAATTCCACCTTGCCGGTAGCCAGCTGTCCGCTGGCGTAGTCCTGCGAAGCCTTCATGACGTCGTCCAGGACTTCCTGGATCTTACCGACGGCCACGGAGCGGAACATGCCCATGTTCATGACCGAGTTGATCAGGGAATTGGAGGGGAACATGGTGAAACGCGCGCTGTAGCAGGTCTTGCCGGGAGTTCCCGCCAACGGCCACGAGCGGAACTCGATCACCAGGTTTCCGGTGAGTTTCCAGCTGAGGATCTGGACCCGACCCTGTCCGTAGTAGATGCGCTCGCGGTGGTCTTCGCGCTCCCAAAGCTGCCGTGCGCGACCCCGCAGGCTCTTGCCGTTGGTGCCTTTGAAGAAGGAGCTGTCCTCCACCACGGGGAATTCGGCGGTGTATTCGGTGCCGCGGTAGGCGTTGACCAGCTTGGCCGCCACCGGGATGTTGCGCATCATCAAGTCCAACGCCTGCGGGTTCATGGGCACGGTGTCGGCCACCACGTACATGACATGGAACTTGGTGCCCATGTACTGCCACATCTCGGTGGCGTCGGGGTGCAAGGTGGGAAGCACTCCCTTGCGGTCGAACGAACGGACCCAACCGCAGTATGCCTGGTCCAGCTCCACCCCTGCGACCGGTGCGGAGAGTTGCTCGGTGCAGGCGCCGGTGCGGTCGGCGACTTGACAGGTTTTGACCAAATTGCAGTAGGCGCGCTGCCGTCCAGGCTGATCGGCGTCGGGAGCGGCGATCACCGAAGCGTTGATCGCCAATACGAAGTTGATGGCAAGCGAGAGGCGGGGAAGCACTCGCATGGCGATCAGGCCTCGACTCTGCGTACGACCAGCGTGGCGTTGTGGCCGCCGAACCCGAACGAGTTCGAGAGGAACGCATCCACCTTCGCTTTGCGCGCCGTGTTCGGAACGTAGTCGAGGTCGCAATCGGGATCCGATTCGAACTGGTTGAGGGTGGGGTGGACGATTCCTTCCTGGATGGCCATCAGGGCGGCGATCAATTCCACACTTCCCGCGGCCCCCAGAAGGTGCCCCACCAGGGACTTGGTGGAGTGGACCATCAACTTGGAGGCGTGATCTCCAAAGCAGCGCTTGATCGCTCCGGTCTCGCCCTTGTCGCCCAGTGGCGTGGAGGTCCCGTGCGCGTTCACCAGTTGGATTTGGTCAGGGGTCATTCCCGCCTTTTCGAGTGCCATGCGCATGGCGCGAAATCCGCCTTCACCCTCCGGGTGCGGAGCGGTAAGATGGTATGCATCGGCCGATTGTCCGAATCCCGCCACTTCGCCGTAGATCTTGGCGCCACGGGCCTTGGCGTGCTCGTATTCTTCCAACACGACCACCGCCGCGCCTTCTCCCATCACGAACCCGTCGCGACCCTTGTCGAAGGGGCGGCTGGCGGTGGAGTCGTTGCGGGTGCTCATGGCCTTCATGTTGCAAAAGCCCGCGTAGGTCAGTTCGGCGATGGCGGCTTCCGCACCGCCGGCGATCATCATGTCCGCGTCGTTTCTGCGGATGATCTCCAGGGCTTCTCCAATGGCGTGGTTGGCGGTCGCGCAGGCGGTGACCACCGAAAGGTTTGGCCCTTTCAGGCCGTACTCGATGGAAAAATACCCGGACAACATGTTCGGGATGATCGCCGGGATCAAAAAGGGAGTCACCCTCTTGTGGCCGCGGGTATCGAGGGTGCGCTGTTCCTTGGTGATGGTGGTCATCGCGCCGATACCTGTGCCCAGGATCACGCCGAATCGTTCGGCGACCTTGGCTACGTCCACGCAGCAATCGTCCAAGGCCTGCTTGGCGGCGGCATGTCCCAAAATCTGGTAGCGATCCAGACGCGAGACCATTTTCTGGTCTTGGAACGCCCAGGCGCCGTCGTACCCCTTGACCTCGGCACCGACGGTGGTGGGGTAGCTGGTCGCGTCGAAAAGCGTCACGGGAGCCACGGCGTTCTTGCCGAGGGCCAGAGCATCCCAGTATTCCCGCACACCGTGGCCCAGTGGATTGACGGTACCCAGGCCGGTGATGACGACTCGACGCATGAAAGGTCCTTTCGAAGGGAACGGCTGCCGTGTGGAGGGGATTCCCTGACCACCGGAGCGTGTTGGAAGCAAAAGCCAGAAGCCGAGTGGAAAAATGTAGGAAGACCGGGTCGGAGGCGTCGGTTCCTGCCCAAGGAACCCTGATCCGCTTAAGGGTGTTTACCCAGGTAGACCCGGGTCGCGCCCGTGTTTTCGGGTTCGTGGCTGGTCACCAGGGAATGCGCATTCAGCAATCGCTTGACCACGTTGGAGAGGGTTTTGGCGCCGTGGATCACCAAAAGCGTCCGTTTTTTGGCTCGAAAACTCTCATGGAGGAAAGTCTCCAACAAATCCTCGGCTTCCGCCACGGTATAGCGATGCAGATCCAGAGTCGCCTCTGGTTTGAACCACTTGGGAGTCGGGCGGTTCACTGCAGGGTGCTTTCCACATGGTCTGCCTGCGCGCCCAGACCGAGATTGCCTTCGATCCAACGAGGAGCGAGGCGGTTGCGCAAGAACGTTTCTTGGCGCTTGGCGTATTGTCGGGTGGCCTCCAGGATCCGCGCTTTGGCCAGTGGCAGATCTTGACGCCCCTCCAAGACTTCCCGAAGCGGCTGGAACCCAATGCATCGCCAGGCCGGGGCGTCGGCAGGGCAGGTCTCCATCAAGGCTTTCACTTCCTCCAACCAGCCCCGGATGAGCATCGCGTCCAAGCGTTCTCCCAGCCGTCGGTGGAGGAGGTCGCGCGGCCAGGCGAGGGCGACCAGAGGGGCATTCGGGGCGAGTGCGGTCCGGGACTCGCCCAAGAATCCGCGTTCGGTTTGGATGGACTTTTCCAGGGCGCGTAGCAGGCGCACGGGGTTTTGGGCCGCATCGGGAGGAGGGGACTTCTCCCGCGATTGGAGTTCGTTCCAAAGGGCGGCGTGGCCCTCCGCTTGCAGGCGTTGGGCCAGCACTTCACGCACAGCCGCATCCGGCGGCGGCACCGCGTCCATCCCGCGGGAGAGCGCCTCCAGATACTGGCAGGTGCCACCCACCACCAGGATGTCCGGGCCGCTCGAGGCAAGCACGGCCTCGGTCCGGTCCAAAAACGAAACCACGGAATCCGGTGTTTGGGGGTCCAGGTCGCCCACCAAGTGGTGGCGGATCCGTTCGCGCTGCGGCCCTGTGGGCGAGGCGGTTCCGACTTCCAGGCCGCGTCGGGACTGGCCGGAGTCGGCGGAAAGGATCTCCCATCCGCGTCGTTTCGCCACTTCCAAGGCAAGGTCGGTCTTGCCTGATCCGGTGGGTCCACCGATCATTCCCATGATGCGTCGCGCCCGATTGCCTACATTGACCCTCTCCATGTCCGAAAAGATGCGCCCGATCCGCTGGGTTTTCGTGGGACTGGCTGCAGGACTCCTTTTATTTTTGGGAGTCCGGGCCCTGTCGTTCTTCCCCAGAGCCTTTGCCGGCTTCTCGCAGAGAGATTCTGTGAGCCGTCCCCTGCACCATCTGGACACCACGGTGTTTGATCAGGAATCGGCCGGTTCGGCGGATCTGGCCAAGATCGTGCCGGATTCCAGCCTGGCGGTCCTTCTGGGATCCGCCTCGGATTCCTTGGGGGTGGCCAAATCGAAGATCTCCGCGGTTCGGTTCGAGGATCGGGACATTCCCCTCTACAGCCTGGACCTGCGCAAGGGGGCTCCCTTGGTGGCTCGCGTGGACCATATCTGTCGCAATCTGCGCTCCCGTGGATACGGGATCGTGGAATCCGTCGAACGCCCCAAGGCGATCTACCCTTGGGCCATGCACGTATCCCACGGCGATACGGTGGTGGCCGTGGTGCGTGGAAGGGTGACGGCCAACGCGTTGAACGCGAGCTTCGCCCTTCATCTGCTGCTTTGGACCCGTGTTCCAGGGGATTCGCTCGGACTGTTGGATAAGCTGCCCAAAGGCACGATGGTGGCCTTGCCTTCCGCCTCCTACCTGAATTCCCAGATCCGTTCGAGCATCCGGAAATCCGATCTGCAGCCAGCATTGGCGATCGCTTTCGAATCTTCTCTTCTGCCGGTCTCGCGTCAGGAAAAGGAGCGCATCCTGCTCCACCACGGGGCTCGCGAGATCCGCGATCGACTCTTGGCCAACGATTCCATCAAAGGGTTCATTCAAGGCGTGGCGGTGGTCGATGGCGATCGTGGGGTGGGGGATCCGTTGCTGGTGGGCCGTGTCCTGGACCGGGTGAAGGACGAACACTGGTGGATCCTCGATGCCACCGGCGCCCCAGCCTCGCGGATCTCGGATCTGGCGACGGAACGCGCCATGGGGCAGATGGAATCTCCACGCGACGGCGCAACGTCGGCCAAGCTCGCGTTGGTCGCCGCCGAAGAGCGCGCCGTCTCAGATGGCGAGGCCTACCTCTCCCTTCCTTTGGATACCGGCAGTGTTCGCGCCGTGGTTTCCTACCTACCTTACTTGGCCAAGAGGGGCATCGTCGTTTCCTCCTGGCCCGTCGTCCATCGCCGCACGAAAAAGGATTGAACCAATGGTGAAGCTGGGTGTGAACATCGACCACGTCGCCACCGTCCGTGAAGCTCGCAAGGAGCGCAACCCCGATCCGGTCGCCGCGGCCATTCTCGCCGAGCTCGCCGGTGCGCACGGGATCACCGTGCATCTGCGCGAGGACCTCCGCCACATCCAGGAACGCGATGTGCGGCTTCTGCGCCAGACGGTGACCACTCGCCTGAACCTGGAAATGTCACCCACCGCCGCCATGGTGCAGTTCGCCTTGGAACTGCAGCCCGACCAGGTCACCCTGGTGCCCGAGCGCAGACAGGAATTGACCACCGAAGGCGGTCTGGACGTGGCCGGGCACGAACGGGAACTGGAGAAGATCGTCCAGAACCTGCGGGCCCAGCGCATCCGCGTGAGCCTGTTCATCGATCCGGAAGCCCGCCAGGTGAAGGCGGCCAAGAGCGTGTCGGCCGATGCCGTGGAGCTCCACACCGGCAATTTCGCGCGCGCCTTCCACGAAGCGGAAAGCGAACAGGCCTGGATGGCCGAACGCTCCCGCCTGGTGGATTCCACCACGCTCGGAAACCGCCTGGGGCTTCGCGTGAACGCGGGCCATGGCTTGGATTACCAGAACGTCCGCTGGGTGTCCTCCATTCCCGGCCAGGAGGAGCTGAACATCGGGCACAGCATCGTGTCCCGGGCCATCCTGGTGGGAATGGATCGCGCCGTTCGCGAGATGCTGGATCAGATCCGCCTGGGCGAGACCGACATCCGCAAGTGATCGTCTAGCCTCGCAGGATCAAGGCGAGGCCGGCCAGCACACCCACCAGCGCCAACGCCTTCCAGCGCAGGTTCTTCTCGCGAAACGCGATGGCACCCAGAAGGAAGCTGACGATCACGTTGGTGCGCCGGATGGAACTCACGATGGAGACCATCGCGCCGGGTTGCGCCAGGGCACGAAAGTAGGCGGCATCCGCCAACAACAGGAGCGGTCCCACCGCGAAGGCCTGCCAGCGCAGCTGGAAGGTGGTCTTTTCGCGCTTGCCCAAGGTGAGCCACAGGCACCCCTGCAACAACGCGTTGTCGATGGAAAACCACACTTGCATGGCAAACGGCGGGAGGTGTTCCTTCTGCAGCAGGTTCTTGTCCCAGAGGGCGCTGACCGATCCCATCGCCGTGGCGGCGAACAGCGCCCACACCCAGGGGGAGCGCGTGAAGTGGATCCCTTCCGCGCGTCCGATGACGGAAAACGCCCAGTAGCTTCCCAGGATCAGGGCGATGCCCGCCCATTGCCCAGGCGTGGGCATCTCGCCGAACAGCGCGATGGCGCCGATCAGGGTGAACAGCGGGGCCGAGGCCCGCACCGGAGCGGCGATGGAAAGCGGCAGGTGCTTGAGCGCCAGAAACGACAACGTCCAGGACGTGGTGACGATGCAGGTCTTGGCGAAAACCAGAAATTGTCCGCGCACTCCCAATGGCTCCACCGCGATCCCCAGCTGGGCGGCCGTGGTGGGCGAAGCCAGCGTCAGCAACAGCGCGGGCAGGACCACGAGCGCGGCGATCCCCGAACACAAGAACAACGTGGGGAACAATGCGTTCTTGTCCACCGCCGATTTTTTGCCGACATCGTAGACGCCCAGCGCCAAGGCCGAGCACAGCGACAGGAAGATCCAATCCATGGACTGCCGGGCTCAGATGCCCAGGCGGCCCTCGATGCCGAAGGTCACCAGGAGATCGGTGCCCTTGGCGAAAAACGGGCTGATTCCGGCGAAGCTGCCGTAGGAGCCGTACCTGCTGTCCGCCGCCTGCCAGACCAGCGGCGACCAGGAGCGCTGCCGGAAATTGTCTCCGCCCAACGGTCGGGCCCACCCGCCGCCGAACTGCCCGAAGATGTTCTGGATCTCGGCGTAGAACCGGATCATGCGGATGGGGGCGAGGGTGGTGGGAAGATCCAGTTCCGCGCGCAGGTCGGTGCGGAACTGGTCGGCGAACTCGGGGTGGCTGGCTATCTGCGGATCGGATTCTATGCGAAGCGTGCGACGCGAGGTGTCGATTAGGTATCGGTAGGAAGGCTTCCCGATGCTCGCGCTGTGCGAAAGAATGATGCAAAACAGGGTATCCGATCGTGGGTGGAACTTCACCACGGTCCAGGCGTCGAAGTCGCGGTTGGCTTCCCAGTCCAATTCGCGCCCGTCGGCGAGCTCGTAGGTGCCCTGCACCCGACTGAGGTTCAGTTGCGCCTGGATGGTGTGCCAGGTGCTCCATTTGGCCTGCAAGGTGCCTCCCAAGGCGCTCGCGGCATCGGCCTTGGAGGAGAACGGCAGTACCCAAAGCGGTTGGGCGGCGGGGAGCTCGGGCTTGTCCATGCTGCGGTAGTAGACAGAGGACGTCACCTCCACCGGCCCGATCATCCGTCCGGCGCCGAGCTTGATTTCGTCGGCGGATCCCTGATGGACGCCGAGCTTGGCGAAATCCACCGCGGTGACGGATTCCGACTGGCGACGCGAAAGATTCAAGGTCCAACCCAGGGTCCAGGCCGGAGCGCGCAGCGACACGCTGGCCTCTGGCGAAAACTCGGTTTCCGATGTCCAAAGACCGCCCACGCTCGCTCCCAGGAGACTGTCCTTCCCGCGATGGGACATGCGGAGCGATCCGTGCAGCCTGGAGTACGAAAGGTCCGAGGTGTGGGATCGCCGATCGAACATCGGGCGTTCGTCCGAAAGTCCCGAACCCAGGCCGTTTTGGTAGGTGCGGCCGTAGGTGCGATTGTCCGCGACCTGGTCGAAGGCCACAAGGACTTCCGGTTCGCTCCCCAGGAATCCGTAGTTGGGTCGCGAGGTGAATCCGGCGCGCCAATCGGTGCGGTCGGCCGACCAGGCCGCCCAATCCGCCTGGGTGGGATCAGTGACACCTGCGATCGTGCGGTTCCTGAGGACGGTGTCCGAAAGCTGGACCATTTCCGACGTGCTCACGGCGCCCATGTAGGCGTCCAGGTATCCGAAGGCCACGTCGCCTTGGCCTTGCATGAACCCGACAAGATCTGTCCGTTTTCCCTGCTGCAGCCTCGTGTAGTTCTCCACACCGTCGTGTTTGGACATGATCTTCACGGCGTGGTCGTCGGAGGATCCCAGGGCGGTGGCGTTCAGGGCGAACGCGCCTACGCCCTGCTCCACCCGCACGAAGCCGTCGAAAGCCTGGAGGTTGATCTCGGCGTCCGGGGTCTGGTCGGAGTCGTTCTTGGCTTGCTCTGCGGTCTGGCTGCGGGAACCCACGAACAGCCGACTGGCCAGGGCCGTCATGAGGCTGGGATCCAGCCAACGGCCGGAAGCGACGAAGGTGCCGTTTCCGACAGGTCCCCAGGCATCCAGCTCGCGATTGGACAAGCCCAAGGAGACCACTCCCTGGTACATGTCGGTGGCGGGACGGAGCGGATGGTAGACAAGGGCCGAGGCGAGCCCCTGTTCCAGGGGTCCCTGGATGGGGTCGTGTTCCACGCTGACGCGGTCCAAAACGCGGGGATTGATCACGCTCTGGTTTCCAGGAAACGAAAAATCCAGATGGCGCAGATTGGGGATCAGGAAGGGCCCCAGCACGTGGGCGACGTCGTGCGTGCGAGATCCGTAGACGGAGACATCGGACGAAAATTCCCGCACGCCGGAAACGCCAGGCAGGTTGCGCAGGTGTTCTTGAAGATCGATGCGCATGCCCCCGAAGCGTTCCAGCTCGGAGATGGTTCCCACCCGCTGTTGAACGGTGGCGGCGCGAGTGACCACGCTGCGACCTTCCAGCGAGGTGCCCAGGGGGTCCATCGCCACCTGGAGGTCCAACAGGTCGGTGATTTCGGCGAGTGGGACGACCTT
This DNA window, taken from Fibrobacterota bacterium, encodes the following:
- a CDS encoding EamA family transporter, which translates into the protein MDWIFLSLCSALALGVYDVGKKSAVDKNALFPTLFLCSGIAALVVLPALLLTLASPTTAAQLGIAVEPLGVRGQFLVFAKTCIVTTSWTLSFLALKHLPLSIAAPVRASAPLFTLIGAIALFGEMPTPGQWAGIALILGSYWAFSVIGRAEGIHFTRSPWVWALFAATAMGSVSALWDKNLLQKEHLPPFAMQVWFSIDNALLQGCLWLTLGKREKTTFQLRWQAFAVGPLLLLADAAYFRALAQPGAMVSIVSSIRRTNVIVSFLLGAIAFREKNLRWKALALVGVLAGLALILRG